The genomic stretch atttctgcacaattcttattatgttcgaaactgttataattaatttttgctgctcttatcaataatacaatgttcatgctatgacctagtcagttacaataatacttgacattataatgcaatttcgtgaataataaataattttaacaataatacatacattttatttttctatttgaaatccTTATCCCTTTATCAATAGTTcttgattttagaaataatattacagcttgcatgaaaacctggaatgatattttataatatattgaatcagtcagctgtgttgagctgctacaaaacatctgatcaatagtaaacaaaagtgtaacctccaaaaaatcaatgagcaattcataaatgattcgtactcaatttgcaaaataattataattttattaaatattctctggaaaaatgtgtagtacagaacggtactctacACACATTACTCTTATACACACTTATCTTATAcacagctgttgataaggaagccttatcGCTCGGATGCTAACTATTCGTTTGGCAGATCTTTCATTCTATAGGGTAATTACAATTTTCCTAGCTAATTGtctcctttcatgagatttattcaaaagattcatcacaacacttatatacaatagcttacaatacagcaaaattttagatgaattcacataatataaactaagaaaatattatgagctgtatataatatgaaagaaagcatttgtaataactatagataagatagataatattgttatgcatctacataaatggcggtgctttggacatatcatgtccattctttggagagaatattcgaagtatccttcccactaacctCTCTACCGAAGAGAGTCatctatatatatgaaagcgaaatggctctcactcactcactgacggactgactgactcactcactcactcgcataactaaaaatctaccggaccaaaaacgttgaaatttggtaggtatgttcagttggccctccagaggcgcactaagaaatcttttggcaatatttaaactctgagggttgtttttgagggtttaaagttcatcttttagcatgtataattcttcttctccaatctcttaatattatattgaaatttccatatcatattactatagaactataatctagatggagtacctcttcgaaacagtgttAACTggtacaattaataattttgtcaggttggcattaagttgagttgactttgttaggttggcaccaagttgagatttaaatgcatttatcgcggaaaaaatgattgggcactgctacttcaatcctgggaatattatatcactagccatcaggctcgcttcgctcgccatatccgtttagccagacgtttagtctggactccCGCCTGGATTGTCTTAGCATAtgataaaatgctcaaatgaaaaatgcgaTCTcgttcttggacgatccagtcgggggtccagggggctagacggatatggcgagcgaagcgagcctgacggctagtgtggAGATAATCTTATAAACTTCATGATAAATTTCACTTTTGATTCTCATTCTAATTTACACACTTTTCATTTTGCACGTGTTGCAGTGCCGAAAGTAGAGATAGTCGGTGAGACAGACCTGTTCGTGAAGGAGGACAGTCAGGTGAACTTGAAGTGCGTGGTGACCCAGAGCCTGCAGTCGCCCAGCTACATCTTCTGGTACCACAATGGCCGCCGCATCCTGGAGAACGGAGTCCCTCGCAAGTCCATCAAAACGGAGAGCATTGGTATGGACACAACGATCAGCACATTCTCTCCATCTCCTCGGCCCGCAAGGAGGACCTGGGCAACTACACCTGCCAGCCGACCAACCTTGGATCTGCCCAGGTCGTCCTGCATGTGCTTGGTAAGGTTGAGTTCATATTGTTGtcatattttcactttccttgccctattaccataggtaagggaagtattgctttcccaaaaaaaaattaaggtaccctaaccTCATGTTTTCTAACgcttcaaggtcccctgagtcaaaaacatgatttttgggtgttggtctgtgtgtgtgtgtatgtgtatatgtgtatgtgtgtatgtgtgtatgtgtgtctgtgtatggtgtatgtgtgtatgtgtatgtgtgtatgtgtgtatgtgtgtatgtgtgtatgtgtgtatgtggtatgtgtgtatgtgtgtatgtgtgtctgtgtgtatgttgtagtgtgtatgtgtgtatgtgtgtatgtgtgtatgtgtgtatgtctgtgaacacgataactccctTATCACCGATTGACTTGGAATTTCAAACTTAAGTCCTTATAcaatgaggatccgacaataaggaatttaataaaattaaattcaaaatggcggaaaagaTGGCGGGTAATGGCTGAAAACcagtttttcacggttttctcgaaacggctccaacgatttcttcaagtttttacCCTAGATacctatttataagccctatcaactgacatgagtctcattatttctgagaaaattgcaggagctccgtaatattcctgagaagaatgaatctTGCTTAAtgtctatcacgattttctcaaaaatgacttgaccgattattcaaattcataccctgtatagttatatatcagctctatcaactggcatgagtctcctccctgataattcaacagggggtccaccccatccttgagaaatactttgtaacctccttatcgtgcatgaggtaggtaggtagagaaGTTATTCATAAGAACAcatgttgatatttttttttgtagaacagctgtttgacaatttttaaaaaatcctcgaatttaataattcaaacaaaggagaatgtactctgaacacaataacaataatataatcgTAGTTCAAATTATTCAGCCGCAATCAGCATAATgttatttttctaaattatcctcgttaatgaggcttatagatcaatgagcaaggaaagttgtgtgagtgtaccacaccagatttttcatctgCCAATAGTTGCTGGTACTGCATGTGCTCAAGGTATGGATGGGTTCATACCCAGTTGATTTTCCCGTCGGCCGATAGTTGCCAAAGAGGTGCTTTCTAAAAGTAAGCGTTCAGACTGTGAACGGTGAAAATTTGTTGGTAGTCATCTGTgcttgcttcttcttcttcttcttcttctttttcttctctccatcCTCtccagcttcttcttcttcgtctctctctctcttcttcttcttcttcttcttcttcttctcttcttcttcttttcttcttcttcttcttctcttcttcttcttcttcttcttcttctctattcttttttttctttcttctcttcttcttcttctttctccttctcttcttctcttcttttcttcttcttcttcacgccCAATTGCacgcaatgaattcttcagctgactaatgataaatcacaacaatctTTTAACTTATGCACTTCAATGTTTTCTCATATCCTGAAAagggacgaaggagtgagtctaTTCTGTTGTctaacgaacttgacctgtaagaGGGTTCGGAGAATACGAGTTAAAAAtatgaagctgattgatcaattcttactaagttattgtagaacataaaaTCGCTAACGCTTGTTCAatttctgcagtatggcattgCTGTTTTGGGGGGAGGGTTGGTTCCAACTGTTCATATGAGAAACTATTCGTGACGCCAAAACTgatcattaaaaatatactaAACAAACCTAGATTGTACCCTACCGAGATGGTTTTTGGTCACTTTGAGGGAATGACAATACGCCAAACCGTAATTgaatacttgataaaatataaatcccatTTTCCTCGCACTTTGAATTCAATTGtcgttaattattatttaaggcCCACTACAAATAGATATGTCACATATCACTCCTATATTGAATGTCTAAGGAAACAGTTGATCTTTAAAaccactaaaataataaacataatttcAGACCACTTCCTCATGGACTCTGAAATCAGTAgagaaactaaagtagagataATCTGGACCCACAGTAACTTCTTCTTCCATATCGACGTATGAGTCTCGAGATATCTGCTCTAACTACTATTTGCATAGCCATTTCTTTTAGACGCATTTGTTGAAAGTGGATCGCTTACAATTTTCGCTAAtaaattttttctctctttttccttctttcttctctaattattctttctttttccGCTTCTCTTCACCCTTAATTCCTTACTTTCATACCATCTACCAGCCTATTACATGAGAAACCATAGTTGGATGAGTATTTtacctcctttctttctttgcagcacaccccgccatgaagtatgatttttactttccttgccctattaccataggtaaggaaagtattgctttccgaaaaaaatcaagctacccaaatttctaaatttctatacgtttcaagtatACGtaatttctagtttttttcgtgtgtgtgtgtggtggtgtgtgtgtggtgtgtgtgtgtgtgtatgtgtgtatatgtgcgtctgtgtacgcgatatctcatctcccaattaacggaatgacttgaaatttggaaggtAAGCTCCTTACAataaaggatccgacacgaacaatttcgatcaaatgcgattcaagatggaggctaaaattgcgaaaatattgtcaaaacagggtttttcgcgattttctcgaaaacagctacaacgattttgattaaagttatacctagaatagtcatcgataagctctgtcaactgccacaagtccaatatccgattttagattcttaattatcaggcttcagatacaatttaaacaaaattttcaagtgtagaagattgagcatgagaatctctacaattaatgttcagtaacattctcatctaaaattgaaaataagctcgaaattcgagaaaatgtgattattcaattgcaaactgttgattctattgaatgattcattaTAAGAGAAAGCAGTCCTCGTTTGTATACGCCATTTTTtacgccattttgaattgaattccttattgtcgCCCTCATGGTATAAGAGCCTTTTAAGATTTTCAAGTTTAAGAttccaagtcaatcggttaataggaatgaagttatcgtgttcacagacacacacacacacacacaccacacacacacacaacacacacacacacacacacacacacacacacacaccacacaccacacacacacagaccaacacccaaaaatcatgtttttggactcaggggaccttgaaacgtatagaaaacatgaaatgggggtaccttaatttttttggaaagcaatactttccttaactatggtaattgggcaaggaaagtaaaaaatagtgtaagtagatatcctatggtatagggtgttatgtcgcaacttttactgttatctcaagccgattact from Nilaparvata lugens isolate BPH unplaced genomic scaffold, ASM1435652v1 scaffold7156, whole genome shotgun sequence encodes the following:
- the LOC120356577 gene encoding uncharacterized protein LOC120356577, yielding PKVEIVGETDLFVKEDSQVNLKCVVTQSLQSPSYIFWYHNGRRILENGVPRKSIKTESIGMDTTISTFSPSPRPARRTWATTPASRPTLDLPRSSCMCLVNLCLFIGEHPAAMLNNNACGIPYGLLGRVLLGFIIRKLLLHEIPTLAEMSLTFAAIFF